CCTAGCTAACCCTTTGATGATCTGAAATAACATTGCAAGAAACCACATATCCCCCTAGAAATCAAAGATGCAATATTTGATAATCTATTCATATAGACCTTAATTATTACcagaaaaaaaggagaaaagtTCAACAACCttgttaaaaataaacagaGCAATCGAAACCCAGAAAACGAAAAAGAGAAAACTTTACTTTTGGAGAGGTTCACGAAGATTCAGGGATAAATGATCAGAtggaaactttttttaaaaaaattaggagAATAATTCCAAACTTCATAGACAATTAATTAAACTAATCATAGGATAAGGAGGGAGAGAAATAAACCTTTTCAGCTGATGAAGAGACGGATTCTCCCCAAAAACCCTAATTCCACAATTTCAAAGGattcttcttttgatttttttttttttttgttatgaaaCGGAAGCTGCGAGGagattattcaaaaaaaaaattgaatatgaaaataaaagcATACATgaaagtttttttaatattgattccTATCAGAGGAAAATGGAAAACCCCcaaatacaaattattattattcttattGATTTTGTTCCTAAAATCAAATTAGTAATACTATcgtttttaattacaaaataatgtcatttttttttactttatactaaaattaatggggaaattttactttataaagaaaaaatgaatattccagattattaacttttaatttttttttaatctctgtGCTTACTCAGATTTTATCTTTTTCACTTTAGAAAAACCCTGTGGAATATAGTTAGTGCCTGTGTTAAAATAAAACGCTATTTCATGATAGGACGCGTTTCCTCCATTCTCCTTGGAAGATTCTCTCAAAGGCTTAAGATCGCAGCAGGACGACTCCCAAGTTTTTGCCGAGAGAAGGATATGCCTCCTAACATTAGCATTTAAATACAGAAAAAGGCTTTTTGCTTCTCAATGTCTTCTAACTCATTTCTCTTTGTAATGAACTAATGATCGTTTATTTAATGCATAACTTAAAGATACTTTGCACACTTACGTCAGTTAAACAAGCTTCAAATCCAAAAACCAAGCGAGAGACAATTCAATAACATAACAGAACAAAAGCCAAAGAATTTGAATATTGTTGGTTAATAAAAGACTACCGACAAAGGCTTTCACTAACAGCTTCTAGGGTGTCTTGTTTTCCACCAAACTGGACACTAACAACAGTCAACAACAACAATCTTCAGTCTTTTGTTGAGGGAGACTCAAGATCAGGCGATGTCACACTCTCTTTCTGACCACCAGAAGAAGACATGGGCCTTCTCGGTTCAGCCACCACACCGCTTTGTTGTTCCTGCTGTTGAATCCGCTGCTGCTGAAGCTGGAGCTGAAGCTGATAaagttgctgctgctgctgctgctgctgatacTGAAACTGCTGTTGTTTCTGTGAATGGATCTGGAGCTGCTGAAACTGTTGTGCAGCTTGCATAGTATGCATTGATTGATTATTGGGATAGAATTGCTGATTCGATCCAAAAGAACCATAGTTCATTACTGATGATGCACCACCATTCGAACCCCCTTGCCCCGTTAATACCTTAAGATGTTGGACTTCCTCCTTCAGTGCATCATTTAATGCTGTCAAATAAGGGAAAAACAGATAATCAAAACTTTCTTATCCAGAGAGACATGTCAACGAGTCTTGAAGGTGTTCTGTTTCACTGTTTTGTAAAAGATGAGAGCAGATATTCAATTTCACAACTTCCTAGGAGGTTTAAATATGACCAGATGCAATCAATTCCTTCATGTGCTATGAAATGTAAGCTTTATTTGACACCCAAAACAAAGCAGGGTATATACATACAACTTTGAGACTTGTTGACATAATCTATTTGCATCTAatagtgacaaaaaaaatgataggAAAGTGTGTTTTTGAGAAAAGATCATTACCATCCTGCAGGTGAACTTGTTGCTCCACTGTTTGTACTCGGAGTTTCAGCTCATGGTTTTCAACACTCAGTCCATTTGTATCTCTCTGGACAtcagaaataataataaaaaaaaaaaagaaaaaaggattaaaaccataaacttgcaacaaaccataaaccataaaaGGTCATTCAACCAAACCTGTAAGAGAGTCAACTGCGCTGAGAGAGTAGTAGCTTCAGTTTGTAAAGTCTGTACTTTCCTCTCTAGCTCCGCTATGTATCTCATCTTCCTTTCTTTTGACCTCGCAGCAGACTGCCTGTTTGCCCATATCCTATATCAAATAACACACAACCGTGTCATACATAAATCTTCTCCacaaaaactaataataataatacctcTTAGCGCGTTTTGGATCAATGAGAGCAAGCTCGGAAAGTTTAGCAGCAGAGATAGCTTTCTTAGAGTCAACTCCTTCGTTCCCTGACATAAGCATCTCAGGCTTTATACTCGTCGAACCATCCATCGACTGGCTATGCTGGTGCCTAATCCTCGGTCTTTCACTTGACCCAGGAGGCGTACTCTGAAGATTAGAACCCGCCGAGCCGCCGCAGCCTAGCTCATTCCTCCAAACGAGTTCCGACGGCTCACAGGAAGAACTCGCAGAAGAGTTAAACTTATCCATGTCGAGATACATAGACATCAAGTCCTCATCAGTGTCGTCGGAGAAAGAAGGTCCATCACCACCAACCACACCGAGATCACTGTCGAAGCTCAAGTCATCGGGAAGAGTGAGGATCTCTGAGTGAGCTCGACGATGGCCTAGATTGTTCTTAGGCGGGTTATCAGGCATTCGGCTGATATCGTGGCAGAAACGGTTGGCATCTGGGGTGGTGGTGCTCCCACTTGGAGGAGTCAAATGAGGAAAGGATGAGTAACGGCCTGATGGTGGAGGTAGACCTCCACTAGGAGATTTCTCCTTGTCCATTTCCCAGATTGGTTCCTTGGAAACTACGGAAAGAAAGTCGAATGCtttatctcaatccctagataAAAACGGAAaccctaaaaaaaaagaaaaagattgaaTTTTTAGACACTTACAGAGATCTAAACAGCAGAATGACCCAACGAGAATCGGCGAGAGAGGAGAGAGTGGTTGAATAGAGTAATTATCAGGGGAAGTTTGAGGGTTCTcctagaaaagaaaattttatcagAGAGATccgaggaggaagaagacgaacattttctcttctctccaactaaagattttttgttttgtttactctATCCAAAACGATGTCGTTTCGTTGTGTTCGgtttaatctattctattaaaacagaagtacaagaTTTTTTGTACAAGATTAGAAGTACAAGATTAgattaacccttagtttttcattatatttacattgtcatgccactgaagtattaaatgaaactatatttaagtatgattgtcttttcctaatttaaataatagatttaaacatttaatattttttcctaatttaaataatagatttccttaacaaaatcttagccaaaatatatttcctaatatataacatataatcaatttatataacataaaaataaaatataatttttatatattattagcataatacttcctatataagtccaattagttataaatataagatttgtttatatgatacactatgATCTAATAGAtgattaaatcacaaaatataattatttaaaactaataaataaaattgttatgttttaaaatgttatattaacaattatgtaatacattttaatttacaaatatatatagtataccattagtacatagaaaaaatttaaagtgaaataaaatatttatacggtcacgggtcaagctctagaaataaacaaaaacagcgcaacattatttttctttaacaaatttattttagtagAAAGTATAGTCCCAAATATggttatatgttttatgtatttataattttattttctttgtttttgaggGATGCTAGGatttttgaattggaaaaaattatgactcaactctatattattttaattaggaaatttaacatttatatcagaatattttattaaaattttaattttaatttttattataactgcaaagataaatttccaatctaaatttatatttaaatattacaaatatatcatttaatattaaaaagaaattaaaaacataaaataaatacccgcccggtcgggcgggtcaagatctagtgaaTTATTATTGCACAAGTACGAAACGGTAGTAGAACCGTGTGTACCGTCTTGGTCTTGGTCGGAAGTTGGGAGATAATCAAGTGCTTTAGCGTGTTGATATCAACGATGTTTACTGGCCGTCAGATCGTTTAGATGATcgtgtatcttttttttttcacgcGGAGACAGTTACGTTCGTCAAACTGGTTCACGTGGTTGTTAGTGTTTGTTTGGTTGGACCGTCGAGTGCTGCTACTgcgtatatatacatatttatttaatctttgaTGACTTTGTATAagtatttttgataataaaatacAAGCTAAATAAGTTGAAACCATGTGATCTGTTTTcaataacattaaaaaaaaaattcaaaatttcagCTAAAAGCATTAGTCAGAAATCTCAAATAAACGAGTTTGAAGAAAGATAAGGTTCGAGGTCAGCGAATTATAAAGGGCCTACGAACTACGCGTTTTCATGTTAACTAAGAAATATAAAAGGGCCGGTTAGTATAAAGATAGGCCACAATCACCCGTTGAATCATTGATAATAGAATGGGGGCATTTTACTCTTCCTCTCAACTCTTTTTTCTCTGCTGACGCACTCTTCCTCTTAACTTGTTACTTTCTCCTAGTGGTGAGCATTTCGGTTTAATTATGGATTTAGTTtaagttcggtttggtttatttggttccagaaaaatcttaaccaaaatcaaccaaaattagttcggtttggtttgtattcgattttttcgattttattttggtttgatttggttttatttcggtttggtgtatgtttggttcggttttagCTTGGTTTGAttgggtttggttcggtttaatatggttttatttgtaattttcagTTCAATAGAattgattttttagttttgttaaaaatatataatttataataacataaaaaatCATCATTTGACACTAAATATTTATGTTCTTCATATTTACATGTAAAACTAAACATCGTAATAAAATCTAGAAGATGTaattcaataattttatattattatttttaaatcaaatataaatattataaacaatttttagttttaatgttaATGTATGAGAttcatattcttttattttaattttggttatttttatcCTATTTTtagaagtaaaatatataaagttttgttttattgtttaggttaaatatattaactaatatatttaattaatataattaaaaatatttcggtttggtttggtttaaaatcaaaccaaaccgaactatATGGGTTGATCAAATTTTGAATCAAATGGTTTAATATAGAATATGATTTGATTTGGGTTGGTTTGAGTTCTGTTGGATCGATTTGGTTggttggtttagttttttttccgATCCCTAGTTTATCTCGCCAtacttttatatgtttttaaattcaaaattttaaaacttttatcgatttttcaaaaagtaattttaaaacttttattgaaactcaaaaatacattttgaaactattttaaaattttatatttttgaattttaatattatttttaaacacaGTAAATAATCATTAAGTTAATTAAATACAAAACTTATGCTTTATATACTTTGTGGAACTaattctaaataattaaaagcCCATAGCAAGGAATATGaacatatctttttattttcatattccTAGATAATTACACGGAATCAATACATCATCTAAATGTATTCATATTTCTTGTTATGAGTTTTTAATTACTTAGAATTAGttccacaaaatatataaatcataagtAATTGTATTTGATTATATTAGTGACTATACTTTGTctaaaaacaacataaaaatttcaaactataaaatataaaatttaaaataattttgaaaaccattttttattttaataaaaatttataaaataagaattctggaaaaaatcaataaagaatttaaaaaaattcaaatttgaaaacatataattcaaaactatttaaaattttatatttatttttattatctataaAGCAAGGGATAGAATGACAATTTgattatttagtttatgtggatgatgaaagggaagaagaagatgaaaatatttgaaaaaaaaatcattaaatataatagAAAACAATAAAGACCACAATCAATAAATTGCATTTGGTACACTGGCTAATGGATCTAGTGCATAATTGGTCTGACCCGGGTTTTGGTCTCTCCTACCACCTTTTAGAAattgtgtttttaataattattagttattttaaatataaaaggtCACGTAGTATTTTAGACAGACACATAATCAATATGTAACAGATAGTTCAGATTCCGTTATTTTTAACTAACAGATAATCGGTCAATGTACCTAAAAGTCAAATTGTGTTAATTggtgtataaaatttaaatattttatgtattaatatatgttttagcaTATGGTCCGATTATATGTACTGATTCAAACTGCACTattttgttaatgcatgaatTGGCTGCTTttctattttcatttattacaGTTATACAACCGTTTTATTTCAGGCCAGATAAATAAACCTATATAGAACAATAAAACggaatttctattattttaaataataggtttttgtttgttttattcaGTAACTCTCagaatttgaaattaaaatacttttcttaaatataactaataataatttttattttataaaacatagaCAGAGTagcatatttacttttaaatattattatataaataaatatgaagatAAGGTAGATATATCTTATAAATActatcatatattatatagagATGAGTTTTTTAAGACAATACATTCTAATCAATAAGATTATATCCACAGTAATTCAACCTAACATATGTTTCAGGGACGGACCCAAAGAACGAGGGAATGTGGCATTGGGCACACCCGTGccctgttttatttttttccccAGTTGATAACTACTACTAAGTTTGTCAGTTACATCTATATTAAGTTTTGAGTTATAAGAAAATAGCTTTGTGTCACACACTAAAACTCATCTTAGATCCGTCCCCTGATATGTTtcacattttttatttgaaactacAGTAGaaattataaatcaataatattgagattatgaaattttattaatttagttattaatttataaaaaaagattttttgaattatttctatttataaaataaaatagttgacTTTAGTGTATCtactttaattaaattttagaaattcgttatattgttttattatattagttggtatatatttttatgtttcatagaatttaaatgtggttttagatataattttactaaatattatctaaatatattGAATTGTTAAGTAAAATAGAGATAACtgcattgtgaatataaaaaaactaacaatataattagtttatagttatataaatgtatatatagatagattattaatttttgattttaatggaaccatatatttatataagactttataaaaagttattatcttattattttatcgatttttgTCATATTTTGAATCGATCCAATTCGGAACcgaaaaattaattaatctatagtgtttattagtttatagaatTTCTACtgtatatatttcatatttccaCATAATGTTATTAGTttttggttgattgactcaatTTGAAACGAATTTTAGGTGATCATATGATTATATACATACATTTGATAAATTcgttgataaaaataaatcagataTTTTGTTACTGTTAAATAGAGTATATTTGAATTCTTTGTATTAATTTTATGGAAACATGATAACAAAAACAAGTAGTATATTACACCCAAAAAAACATTATCAGAGCAGGCTCGAATCAAAGGCGAGGCATGGCCTTGAATGGTGACAAAACAGATGAAACTGGATTGGACACCGACCTGTATCAGATTGTCATTAGAATCCCAGAAACAGAGGAAGCCTCACAGTTTTTTCTTCATTGAGATCtgtgattatttatttactgttttatgTAGCAATAGGCAATAACCTATGATGAGACCTGTAGGTTAAAAGGGGGAAAAAATTGTGTTACTTCAACCATGGTGACCGGTAGTTAAAGAAACAGTGGGTCTGCGCCTTGGTGTTTTGCATCATTGACTTTTTGGCCCCAAATATAATTAATGCTTTTGAAGTTATGATGCTGAATCTATTGCATTGTGATTTGTGGTTACTCCACTAGAATACTTATTATACTGTTTGCCAACAGTTTACAAATTCTATGTGCAGTTGTGGTTTTAATTTATCTTTAACTCTTGTTTTTTACTGTATTTAAATTGGTGAATTCAAGAATTAttccatttatatttttttaatgaaccAAAAGATTTGTTTGAAACTAAATATCATAATGCATATGTAACACAACTGAAGACAAACATGAATAGCTAAGTTGATTAGTAGTGTTAAAATATCATGGGACCTggtttagaatatatatttgaaaattatttacgTTTCATAGAACCTTCCAAATGTTATAAAAACTTGGcattacataaatattataatgttttagattttagatttttaggaATGAGACGTAATAATTAAAGGACATCCATATTGAAATCAGATGATGAGATCGACAGTGCTTGCTTGTTGTGGATATTTTTTGTACATAAATTTCGCATTTAACTCGTATCTATTTTCTGCCCAATGTTGTATATTTAATGTTTTCGCTGTAAAGATGTTGAAATTACGCTGATATGGTATGGATGGGTATCACGGAGataatttgatcaaaaaaataatataatgggTAGTGGCTACATTCTACGTATAATAAACGTTTCCACCAACCGGTTGTTtcctgcaaaaaaaatattgggtACAGATTTACTTCAAATTTTTGTACATCCTGATGTGATATATAatgcaaaaatataaagaactcTTGATAATATCCATCAGttacaaataatgaaaaataatatccattatcttttttttttgtttctttggtatgtagttattttatttagatGGATAGATATTAATTCGGCTGTTGTTAAGATGTCCATACAACGAAGATGTGtatgttatattttcttaatgaAAGTAAGTGTATTTATAATAGTCTCAAAActtgattttcttgtttttatataaatatatacttatttaaaataaatatttttttctaaactgaAAAATATACGGTACCGTGAAGTCTTCGGCTCCCGCACCTTCATATGTCAATCTTGATAATAAATTTACTACGACATCCGTATTCAGTCGGTTTATGTCCAACCCAATAAATATTGGGATTTTACTGGTGCACAAAAATTTAAGATACTTCAAAATCTATAACACTAACAAGTTTAGGTATGCATTTGATTTATTCTCTCTTATGGATTCTAATAATTTCCAGATAACCACATGAATATACAGTCTATCCAAATTGTGTATAAAGCTCATGTACAGACATCAGACATGGTTGCTATCTAATTTGTAATTGTGAGAAATCAACTCCGGTACAGTTGGTCAGTCGCGAACTAACCCCTCCCACGCATCCAGTACAGATAAATGGACCCTTTTAAATGTTTTGTACCAAGGTTTCTGCcttaaatttattcatatacAGTATTTTTTGTTGTGCTATTCATATACAGTCTTCATTCCACAGAATCTATGCATAGatctattcatatatataaccaacgaatttattttataagtatacAAACTGGAACAAGTGCATAGTATGTAATTAGGGATGGCAAACTGGGTACTGGACCGCGGGCCCGGCCCGTTAGGGGTTGGTGTGGGGCGGGTTTGGGCCTAAGGATTCAATACCCGCAAAAAAGCGGGCCTTGCGGGATGGGCCTTGTGTGGTACCGGGTTGAAAGCGGGAAAGCCCACCTTATCCGCGGGATCCCACCTGTACCGCATCTAGAATCCTCGTCTTCTTCAcctgaaacaaaaagaaagcaaTGAAACCTCGTTTTCTTCACCGAAGCATCTCTTTGTCTTCGCGGAACCACCggagcttctcttcttcctcgagCCACCACCGGAGCTTCATCGATCTACCACCGCATGCCGTAGCTTCTCTGCTTCGTTGAGCCACCACCGGAGCTTCTTTTCTTCACCGAGCCACCACCgaagcttctcttcttcctcaagcGACCACCggagcttctcttcttcctcgagTCACCACCGGAGCTTCAACAATCTACCACCGCATGCCGTAGCGTAGCTTCTCTTCTTCGTTGAGCCACCACCGGAGCTTCTCTTCTTCACCGAGCCACCACCGAAGCTTCTCTTCTTCCCCGAGCCACCACCggagcttctcttcttcctcgagCCACCACCGaagcttctcttcttcaccGAGCCACCACCgaagcttctcttcttcctcgagCCACCACCgtagcttctcttcttcctcgagCCACCACCGGAGCTTCTCTTCTTCACCGAGCCACCACCaaagcttctcttcttcctcgagCCACCACCggagcttctcttcttcctcgagCCACCACCTTCTCCCGTCACCGACCAGAAGGTATATATTTTCTTCCTCGAGCCACCACCGTAGCTTCTagactttatatattttgattacaaTTGCTGCATGTGTACTTCGTAAATGATAAAATAGAATGGGGCATTGAAACATGATTTTAATCTGATATTAAGtcattgttttttattctttgaaAAGACGATTAGGAAATAGAATGGTGCGTTGAAACTGCTTTGTTAATACACGTCTCGTGATTGTGTGTTACTGTCTTCTCTTGAGTATGTCTCTGATATGTAGGAACTAGTAAAACTAGTAAGCATTAGTAGCATTGGTGTTCTTGCTTTGTTACAGTATTATAATTTGGTGTTCTTGCTTTGTTACATTGTTGTTACAGCAACGAAAAAGACTACTATGATTTggtattttctttgttttattNNNNNNNNNNNNNNNNNNNNNNNNNNNNNNNNNNNNNNNNNNNNNNNNNNNNNNNNNNNNNNNNNNNNNNNNNNNNNNNNNNNNNNNNNNNNNNNNNNNNtattttataaatatttatacccgtgcatgagcacgggaaaatcacctagttacCGATAAATATGGGAACAGAGAAGGAATTAAGTTGTTCAAGTGTAATGACGCCCTAACGTCTCTCTGTTTCAAATTTAGTTTAAGTCTTTTTACACAGATTAGTTTTTCTCCTAGCATTCCGTATATGTTTATTACTGATAGTCAAGAGCTCAACAGTATCATTTTTTACATAAACAACCAAAATCAGAAAGAAGACCTTAATATTTACTCTTCTCACTATTGATATACAATATAGGTTCATCATCCATGCATAATGCATATCTCAAAATCAGCATATAAcaggaaaaatattttagaacaatatattgcatatatatatactaaatcaaTACGAGGTATCTATCAGCTTTATGCTAACATAGTTACACTTACATGCATCTATCTATGgattctaaaaataatagtacTAATATTTTAACTATCAACACAGCAAATTAATGTTAGCTAGCTAGCTAGCTAGTATTTTAACGACTACGCCCCAACTGCAACAATTTACAGATAGGTGAGAAAGGGAGCGTGCATTAGAGAATAAATTACGGCCGGCGTCCGTTAAATAAGCAAGTCCGTTGTATTTAATTCCCTCCTCTGCCCTCCATGCATGTTACTATAAATTACAACGATACTCATTCACAACCTTACACAAAAACACATTATAACACACTCTTTGTGCAAActtcaaatttcaaataatcTTTTAGTCTCGTCGACTTATAGTTGCTAAAATTATTCAACAAAAATGTCAATGTCATCCTCGGAGGAGGAGAATCACCGGAAAACTGTGGAGGACAAGGCTGAGATGGGGAGGAGAAAAAGGGCAATTTGGGCAAGAAAGTGGAAAAGATTGGACATTGTGAAAGCTTTCGCTTCTCTCTTTGTGCATTTCCTCTGTCTCCTAGCTCCTTTCCATTTCACTTGGCCAGCCTTACGGGTTGCATTCGTTGTCTATACGGTGGGTGGGCTCGGTATCACCGTCTCTTACCACCGTAACTTGGCTCACAGGAGCTTCAAAGTCCCTAAATGGCTCGAGTATTTGTTTGCTTATTGTGGTCTTCTTGCCATTCAGGTTCGCTCTCTTTCTTCAgcttataatttcataattacaaACAAGTGCAGGTATCACTTACCTGACTTATAATTTCGTTTAATTGTTTGAGTTGCACATATATCTGGGTTATTGGATGAATCAGCTAgtccttttttttaattagaaaatgcTAGATATCTTAGGTTTgaatgttaaa
The Raphanus sativus cultivar WK10039 chromosome 1, ASM80110v3, whole genome shotgun sequence DNA segment above includes these coding regions:
- the LOC130507893 gene encoding probable transcription factor PosF21; the encoded protein is MDKEKSPSGGLPPPSGRYSSFPHLTPPSGSTTTPDANRFCHDISRMPDNPPKNNLGHRRAHSEILTLPDDLSFDSDLGVVGGDGPSFSDDTDEDLMSMYLDMDKFNSSASSSCEPSELVWRNELGCGGSAGSNLQSTPPGSSERPRIRHQHSQSMDGSTSIKPEMLMSGNEGVDSKKAISAAKLSELALIDPKRAKRIWANRQSAARSKERKMRYIAELERKVQTLQTEATTLSAQLTLLQRDTNGLSVENHELKLRVQTVEQQVHLQDALNDALKEEVQHLKVLTGQGGSNGGASSVMNYGSFGSNQQFYPNNQSMHTMQAAQQFQQLQIHSQKQQQFQYQQQQQQQQLYQLQLQLQQQRIQQQEQQSGVVAEPRRPMSSSGGQKESVTSPDLESPSTKD